A genomic stretch from Pseudomonas sp. MUP55 includes:
- a CDS encoding F0F1 ATP synthase subunit delta: protein MAELTTLARPYAKAAFEHAQAHQQLASWSAMLGLAAAVSQDDTMQRVLKAPRLTSADKAATFIEVCGDKFDVKVQNFIHVIAENDRLPLLPEIAALFDLYKAEAEKSVDVEVTSAFALNQEQQDKLAKVLSARLNREVRLQASEDASLIGGVVIRAGDLVIDGSIRGKIAKLAEALKS from the coding sequence ATGGCAGAACTGACCACGTTGGCTCGACCTTACGCTAAGGCAGCCTTCGAGCACGCCCAGGCCCACCAGCAACTGGCCTCTTGGTCAGCCATGCTCGGCCTGGCTGCAGCAGTGTCGCAAGACGACACCATGCAGCGCGTGCTCAAGGCCCCGCGCCTGACGAGCGCAGACAAGGCCGCCACTTTTATTGAAGTGTGCGGCGACAAGTTTGATGTGAAAGTGCAGAACTTCATCCACGTCATTGCCGAAAACGACCGTCTCCCGCTGTTGCCGGAGATTGCCGCTCTGTTCGACCTTTACAAGGCCGAAGCAGAGAAGTCGGTAGACGTTGAAGTGACCAGTGCTTTTGCATTGAACCAAGAACAGCAAGACAAACTCGCCAAGGTTCTCAGTGCACGACTCAATCGGGAAGTGCGCCTGCAAGCTTCGGAGGACGCATCCCTGATTGGTGGTGTCGTTATCCGTGCCGGCGACCTGGTTATCGATGGCTCGATTCGCGGCAAAATCGCGAAACTTGCCGAAGCATTGAAATCTTGA
- a CDS encoding F0F1 ATP synthase subunit B, which produces MNINATLIGQSVAFFIFVVFCMKFVWPPVIAALHERQKKIADGLDAASRAARDLELAQEKVGHQLREAKAQAAEIIEQAKKRGNQIVEEAVEKARVEADRVKASAHAEIEQELNGVKDALRAQLGALAVGGAEKILGATIDQNAHAELVNKLAAEI; this is translated from the coding sequence GTGAACATTAATGCAACCCTGATTGGCCAATCCGTTGCGTTCTTCATTTTTGTAGTGTTTTGCATGAAGTTCGTGTGGCCTCCGGTCATCGCGGCTTTGCACGAACGTCAGAAGAAGATCGCGGATGGTTTGGACGCTGCCAGCCGTGCAGCTCGCGACCTGGAGTTGGCCCAAGAGAAAGTGGGTCATCAACTGCGCGAAGCTAAGGCACAGGCAGCTGAGATCATTGAGCAAGCCAAGAAGCGCGGTAACCAGATCGTCGAAGAGGCTGTTGAAAAAGCCCGCGTCGAAGCTGACCGTGTGAAGGCTTCGGCTCATGCCGAGATCGAACAGGAACTGAACGGCGTCAAAGACGCGCTGCGTGCCCAACTGGGTGCTCTGGCGGTCGGCGGTGCTGAGAAGATCCTCGGTGCCACAATCGATCAAAACGCGCACGCGGAGCTGGTTAACAAACTGGCTGCTGAAATTTAA
- the atpE gene encoding F0F1 ATP synthase subunit C, with the protein METVVGLTAIAVALLIGLGALGTAIGFGLLGGKFLEGAARQPEMVPMLQVKMFIVAGLLDAVTMIGVGIALFFTFANPFVGQLAG; encoded by the coding sequence ATGGAAACTGTAGTTGGTCTAACCGCTATCGCTGTTGCACTGTTGATCGGCCTGGGCGCCCTGGGTACTGCCATTGGTTTCGGCCTGCTGGGCGGCAAATTCCTGGAAGGCGCAGCGCGTCAGCCAGAAATGGTTCCAATGCTGCAAGTTAAAATGTTCATCGTTGCCGGCCTGCTCGACGCCGTAACCATGATCGGCGTTGGTATCGCCCTGTTCTTCACCTTCGCGAACCCCTTCGTTGGTCAACTCGCTGGCTAA